A single region of the Myripristis murdjan chromosome 3, fMyrMur1.1, whole genome shotgun sequence genome encodes:
- the LOC115357220 gene encoding kinesin-like protein KIF23 isoform X4, whose product MQKPARGKTPRRPCPKKTSNIEKDPVGVYCRIRPLGAEFEECCVEMISSSTIQLHAPDGLKANRNGEYKETQYSFKKVFGIKTTQMELFEDIAKPLIEDLIHCKNGLLFTYGVTGSGKTFTMTGSPGEGGLLPRCLDMLFNSIGPFQAKRFVIKTDDKNGVEIQNQVDALLERQKRDSQQSVPKTPSSRQKTDPEFADMISPEEACKSENVDEDCCYSVFVSYIEIYNNYIYDLLEDAPFDPIRPKWLGGGTPVRNAEFIPPQSKILREDQNHNMYVAGCTEVEVKSTEEAFEVFWKGQKKRRIANTQLNRESSRSHSVFIMKLAQAPLDADGDHILQDKNQVNVSQLCLVDLAGSERTSRTRAEGSRLREAGNINQSLMTLRTCIEVLRENQMCGTNKMVPYRDSKVTHLFKNYFDGEGKVRMIVCVNPKADDYEETMLVMRFAEMTQEVEVARPVDRPICGLAAGRRHRNQAFRDELSRRLEERGGPSTADDPALLNQLIDSFPALPPCELVDPADDQTLPRLIEVLERRHCIRQKMTEQLNRTSNTLKSMLQQFDSQLTAKENYLHDQRGKLGEKDKIISNQKMEIERLEKKSKMLEYKIDILQKTTNIYEEDKRSLQHELETQEQRLQRELSERRRMEQRMQGMVTDTRLKWEKECERRVNAKQLEMQNKLWVKDEKLKQLKAIVTESSSGCPTERPEKPERPSRERDRTAPQKRSASPSALPGDVFKTRGGGQAVQFTDIETLKQECPTAPSRKRRSGSGGGAAQMDDIENRAPVVSTSSGHGYQKRRKP is encoded by the exons ATGCAGAAACCAGC GAGAGGTAAAACTCCTCGGAGGCCTTGCCCGAAGAAAACGTCCAACATCGAGAAAGATCCTGTCGGA GTGTACTGCCGTATACGCCCGCTGGGAGCAGAGTTTGAGGAATGCTGTGTTGAGATGATCAGCAGCTCCACCATTCAGCTGCACGCCCCTGATGGTCTTAAAGCAAACCGCAATGGAGAATACAAAGAG ACACAGTATTCTTTCAAAAAAGTATTTGGAATCAAAACCACTCAAATGGAGCTGTTTGAGGATATTGCTAAGCCACTAATAGAGGACCTCATTCACTGCAAGAATG GGCTGCTGTTTACATATGGTGTTACGGGAAGCGGTAAGACCTTCACCATGACTGGCTCACCTGGGGAAGGCGGACTCCTCCCTCGTTGTCTGGACATGCTCTTCAACAGCATTGGCCCCTTTCAGGCCAAAAGATTT GTGATCAAAACAGATGATAAAAATGGGGTGGAGATCCAGAATCAAGTTGATGCTCTCCTcgagagacaaaagagagacagtCAGCAGTCAGTGCCCAAAACGCCCTCTTCAAG ACAGAAGACTGACCCAGAGTTTGCGGACATGATCAGCCCAGAGGAGGCGTGTAAATCTGAGAATGTGGACGAGGACTGTtgttacagtgtttttgtgtcctACATCGAGATCTACAACAACTACATCTACGATCTTCTGGAAGATGCTCCCTTTGACCCCATCAGACCAAA GTGGCTCGGCGGTGGCACGCCTGTACGGAACGCTGAGTTCAT ACCTCCTCAGTCCAAAATTTTGCGTGAAGATCAGAACCACAACATGTATGTCGCCGGGTGTACAGAGGTCGAGGTGAAATCTACAGAGGAGGCTTTTGAAGTCTTTTGGAAAG GACAAAAGAAGAGAAGGATAGCCAATACTCAGCTCAACCGTGAGTCCAGCCGCTCTCACAGTGTGTTCATAATGAAGCTGGCCCAGGCGCCGCTTGATGCAGACGGGGACCACATTCTGCAG GATAAAAACCAGGTGAATGTGAGTCAGCTGTGTCTGGTCGACCTGGCCGGTAGTGAGCGCACCAGCAGAACCAGAGCTGAGGGGAGCCGTCTCCGTGAAGCAG GCAACATTAATCAGTCTCTGATGACACTGCGCACATGTATAGAAGTCCTGCGAGAAAATCAAATGTGTGGAACAAACAAG ATGGTGCCCTACAGAGACTCCAAAGTGACACATCTCTTCAAAAACTACTTTGATGGAGAAGGAAAAGTCAGGATGATTGTTTGTGTCAACCCCAAAGCTGATGATTATGAAGAAACTATG CTGGTGATGCGCTTTGCGGAGATGACGCAAGAGGTGGAGGTGGCCCGACCGGTCGATCGGCCCATCTGTGGCCTTGCAGCAGGACGCAGACACAGAAATCAGGCCTTCAGAGACGAGCTATCACGTCGCCTGGAGGAGCGGGGAGGCCCCAGTACTGCTG ATGATCCAGCACTGCTGAATCAGCTCATTGATAGCTTCCCAGCGCTGCCGCCTTGTGAGCTGGTGGACCCAGCAGATGATCAGACCCTGCCCCGCCTCATTGAGGTTCTGGAAAGGAGGCATTGCATCCGTCAGAAGATGACTGAGCAGTTGAATAGAACAT CGAACACACTGAAGTCCATGCTGCAGCAGTTTGACAGCCAGCTCACTGCCAAGGAGAACTACCTCCATGATCAGCGAGGCAAGCTGGGCGAGAAAGATAAAATCATCTCCAACCAGAAGATGGAGATAGAAAGATTAGAGAAGAAATCCAAAATGCTGGAATACAAG aTTGATATCCTGCAGAAGACAACCAACATCTATGAGGAGGACAAGCGCTCCCTTCAGCATGAGCTGGAGACCCAGGAGCAAAGGCTGCAGAGGGAGCTGTCCGAGAGGAGGCGCATGGAGCAGCGCATGCAGGGCATGGTCACTGACACCAGACTCAAGTGGGAGAAGGAGTGT GAGAGGCGTGTTAATGCTAAGCAACTGGAGATGCAGAACAAGCTGTGGGTGAAGGATGAAAAATTGAAGCAGCTCAAGGCCATCGTGACAGAAAGCAGCAGTGGATGTCCCACTGAGCGACCAGAGAAACCTGAGAGGCCCTCAAGGGAGCGAGATCGCACGGCACCACAGAAGAGGTCTGCCTCACCATCGGCACTACCT GGTGATGTCTTCAAAACAAGAGGCGGGGGACAAGCCGTACAGTTTACTGACATTGAGACGCTAAAACAAGAGTGTCCTACTGCACCAAG tCGCAAGAGGAGGTCAGGGTCTGGAGGTGGCGCAGCTCAGATGGACGACATAGAAAACAGG GCTCCAGTGGTGAGCACAAGTTCAGGCCACGGCTACCAGAA aCGCAGAAAGCCTTGA
- the LOC115357220 gene encoding kinesin-like protein KIF23 isoform X2 has protein sequence MQKPARGKTPRRPCPKKTSNIEKDPVGVYCRIRPLGAEFEECCVEMISSSTIQLHAPDGLKANRNGEYKETQYSFKKVFGIKTTQMELFEDIAKPLIEDLIHCKNGLLFTYGVTGSGKTFTMTGSPGEGGLLPRCLDMLFNSIGPFQAKRFVIKTDDKNGVEIQNQVDALLERQKRDSQQSVPKTPSSRQKTDPEFADMISPEEACKSENVDEDCCYSVFVSYIEIYNNYIYDLLEDAPFDPIRPKPPQSKILREDQNHNMYVAGCTEVEVKSTEEAFEVFWKGQKKRRIANTQLNRESSRSHSVFIMKLAQAPLDADGDHILQDKNQVNVSQLCLVDLAGSERTSRTRAEGSRLREAGNINQSLMTLRTCIEVLRENQMCGTNKMVPYRDSKVTHLFKNYFDGEGKVRMIVCVNPKADDYEETMLVMRFAEMTQEVEVARPVDRPICGLAAGRRHRNQAFRDELSRRLEERGGPSTADDPALLNQLIDSFPALPPCELVDPADDQTLPRLIEVLERRHCIRQKMTEQLNRTSNTLKSMLQQFDSQLTAKENYLHDQRGKLGEKDKIISNQKMEIERLEKKSKMLEYKIDILQKTTNIYEEDKRSLQHELETQEQRLQRELSERRRMEQRMQGMVTDTRLKWEKECERRVNAKQLEMQNKLWVKDEKLKQLKAIVTESSSGCPTERPEKPERPSRERDRTAPQKRSASPSALPDFSQTPSCQNPASRNAVQDPYPTSSSSSSTSSSTYPSVANCISEWEQRFPVDTRQGSHPATPQYGSRTPARYQSSSSVGRRRGQRWAPDTNNPATTLVYGLDLESGTRTAPPVHPRHRRSQSAGGEKWVDHKPSSNLDLDTVMQPIIPNAIKVSTPSEKALSKCHKYVLRHQELASDGEIETKLIKGDVFKTRGGGQAVQFTDIETLKQECPTAPSRKRRSGSGGGAAQMDDIENRAPVVSTSSGHGYQKRRKP, from the exons ATGCAGAAACCAGC GAGAGGTAAAACTCCTCGGAGGCCTTGCCCGAAGAAAACGTCCAACATCGAGAAAGATCCTGTCGGA GTGTACTGCCGTATACGCCCGCTGGGAGCAGAGTTTGAGGAATGCTGTGTTGAGATGATCAGCAGCTCCACCATTCAGCTGCACGCCCCTGATGGTCTTAAAGCAAACCGCAATGGAGAATACAAAGAG ACACAGTATTCTTTCAAAAAAGTATTTGGAATCAAAACCACTCAAATGGAGCTGTTTGAGGATATTGCTAAGCCACTAATAGAGGACCTCATTCACTGCAAGAATG GGCTGCTGTTTACATATGGTGTTACGGGAAGCGGTAAGACCTTCACCATGACTGGCTCACCTGGGGAAGGCGGACTCCTCCCTCGTTGTCTGGACATGCTCTTCAACAGCATTGGCCCCTTTCAGGCCAAAAGATTT GTGATCAAAACAGATGATAAAAATGGGGTGGAGATCCAGAATCAAGTTGATGCTCTCCTcgagagacaaaagagagacagtCAGCAGTCAGTGCCCAAAACGCCCTCTTCAAG ACAGAAGACTGACCCAGAGTTTGCGGACATGATCAGCCCAGAGGAGGCGTGTAAATCTGAGAATGTGGACGAGGACTGTtgttacagtgtttttgtgtcctACATCGAGATCTACAACAACTACATCTACGATCTTCTGGAAGATGCTCCCTTTGACCCCATCAGACCAAA ACCTCCTCAGTCCAAAATTTTGCGTGAAGATCAGAACCACAACATGTATGTCGCCGGGTGTACAGAGGTCGAGGTGAAATCTACAGAGGAGGCTTTTGAAGTCTTTTGGAAAG GACAAAAGAAGAGAAGGATAGCCAATACTCAGCTCAACCGTGAGTCCAGCCGCTCTCACAGTGTGTTCATAATGAAGCTGGCCCAGGCGCCGCTTGATGCAGACGGGGACCACATTCTGCAG GATAAAAACCAGGTGAATGTGAGTCAGCTGTGTCTGGTCGACCTGGCCGGTAGTGAGCGCACCAGCAGAACCAGAGCTGAGGGGAGCCGTCTCCGTGAAGCAG GCAACATTAATCAGTCTCTGATGACACTGCGCACATGTATAGAAGTCCTGCGAGAAAATCAAATGTGTGGAACAAACAAG ATGGTGCCCTACAGAGACTCCAAAGTGACACATCTCTTCAAAAACTACTTTGATGGAGAAGGAAAAGTCAGGATGATTGTTTGTGTCAACCCCAAAGCTGATGATTATGAAGAAACTATG CTGGTGATGCGCTTTGCGGAGATGACGCAAGAGGTGGAGGTGGCCCGACCGGTCGATCGGCCCATCTGTGGCCTTGCAGCAGGACGCAGACACAGAAATCAGGCCTTCAGAGACGAGCTATCACGTCGCCTGGAGGAGCGGGGAGGCCCCAGTACTGCTG ATGATCCAGCACTGCTGAATCAGCTCATTGATAGCTTCCCAGCGCTGCCGCCTTGTGAGCTGGTGGACCCAGCAGATGATCAGACCCTGCCCCGCCTCATTGAGGTTCTGGAAAGGAGGCATTGCATCCGTCAGAAGATGACTGAGCAGTTGAATAGAACAT CGAACACACTGAAGTCCATGCTGCAGCAGTTTGACAGCCAGCTCACTGCCAAGGAGAACTACCTCCATGATCAGCGAGGCAAGCTGGGCGAGAAAGATAAAATCATCTCCAACCAGAAGATGGAGATAGAAAGATTAGAGAAGAAATCCAAAATGCTGGAATACAAG aTTGATATCCTGCAGAAGACAACCAACATCTATGAGGAGGACAAGCGCTCCCTTCAGCATGAGCTGGAGACCCAGGAGCAAAGGCTGCAGAGGGAGCTGTCCGAGAGGAGGCGCATGGAGCAGCGCATGCAGGGCATGGTCACTGACACCAGACTCAAGTGGGAGAAGGAGTGT GAGAGGCGTGTTAATGCTAAGCAACTGGAGATGCAGAACAAGCTGTGGGTGAAGGATGAAAAATTGAAGCAGCTCAAGGCCATCGTGACAGAAAGCAGCAGTGGATGTCCCACTGAGCGACCAGAGAAACCTGAGAGGCCCTCAAGGGAGCGAGATCGCACGGCACCACAGAAGAGGTCTGCCTCACCATCGGCACTACCT GACTTCAGCCAAACTCCTTCCTGCCAAAATCCAGCCAGTCGTAATGCAGTTCAAGACCCATACCcaacctcttcctcctcctcctccacctcctcttcaaCTTATCCCTCAGTAGCCAACTGCATCTCTGAATGGGAGCAGAGGTTCCCTGTAGACACAAGACAGGGCAGTCACCCTGCGACCCCCCAGTACGGGAGCCGGACCCCGGCCCGAtatcaaagcagcagcagcgttgGCCGCAGGAGAGGCCAGCGATGGGCCCCAGATACCAACAACCCTGCTACGACTCTTGTCTATGGTCTAGATTTAGAGTCAGGCACAAGG ACGGCCCCACCAGTTCATCCACGGCACAGACGCTCACAATCTGCGGGTGGGGAGAAATGGGTAGACCACAAACCATCCTCTAATTTGGACCTAGACACTGTAATGCAGCCAATCATACCCAATGCAATCAAGGTGTCGACCCCCAGTGAGAAAGCTCTGTCGAAATGCCACAAATATGTGCTTAGGCATCAAGAGCTTGCCTCTGATGGGGAGATTGAGACCAAGCTGATTAAG GGTGATGTCTTCAAAACAAGAGGCGGGGGACAAGCCGTACAGTTTACTGACATTGAGACGCTAAAACAAGAGTGTCCTACTGCACCAAG tCGCAAGAGGAGGTCAGGGTCTGGAGGTGGCGCAGCTCAGATGGACGACATAGAAAACAGG GCTCCAGTGGTGAGCACAAGTTCAGGCCACGGCTACCAGAA aCGCAGAAAGCCTTGA
- the LOC115357220 gene encoding kinesin-like protein KIF23 isoform X3, which yields MQKPARGKTPRRPCPKKTSNIEKDPVGVYCRIRPLGAEFEECCVEMISSSTIQLHAPDGLKANRNGEYKETQYSFKKVFGIKTTQMELFEDIAKPLIEDLIHCKNGLLFTYGVTGSGKTFTMTGSPGEGGLLPRCLDMLFNSIGPFQAKRFVIKTDDKNGVEIQNQVDALLERQKRDSQQSVPKTPSSRQKTDPEFADMISPEEACKSENVDEDCCYSVFVSYIEIYNNYIYDLLEDAPFDPIRPKWLGGGTPVRNAEFIPPQSKILREDQNHNMYVAGCTEVEVKSTEEAFEVFWKGQKKRRIANTQLNRESSRSHSVFIMKLAQAPLDADGDHILQDKNQVNVSQLCLVDLAGSERTSRTRAEGSRLREAGNINQSLMTLRTCIEVLRENQMCGTNKMVPYRDSKVTHLFKNYFDGEGKVRMIVCVNPKADDYEETMLVMRFAEMTQEVEVARPVDRPICGLAAGRRHRNQAFRDELSRRLEERGGPSTADDPALLNQLIDSFPALPPCELVDPADDQTLPRLIEVLERRHCIRQKMTEQLNRTSNTLKSMLQQFDSQLTAKENYLHDQRGKLGEKDKIISNQKMEIERLEKKSKMLEYKIDILQKTTNIYEEDKRSLQHELETQEQRLQRELSERRRMEQRMQGMVTDTRLKWEKECERRVNAKQLEMQNKLWVKDEKLKQLKAIVTESSSGCPTERPEKPERPSRERDRTAPQKRSASPSALPDFSQTPSCQNPASRNAVQDPYPTSSSSSSTSSSTYPSVANCISEWEQRFPVDTRQGSHPATPQYGSRTPARYQSSSSVGRRRGQRWAPDTNNPATTLVYGLDLESGTRGDVFKTRGGGQAVQFTDIETLKQECPTAPSRKRRSGSGGGAAQMDDIENRAPVVSTSSGHGYQKRRKP from the exons ATGCAGAAACCAGC GAGAGGTAAAACTCCTCGGAGGCCTTGCCCGAAGAAAACGTCCAACATCGAGAAAGATCCTGTCGGA GTGTACTGCCGTATACGCCCGCTGGGAGCAGAGTTTGAGGAATGCTGTGTTGAGATGATCAGCAGCTCCACCATTCAGCTGCACGCCCCTGATGGTCTTAAAGCAAACCGCAATGGAGAATACAAAGAG ACACAGTATTCTTTCAAAAAAGTATTTGGAATCAAAACCACTCAAATGGAGCTGTTTGAGGATATTGCTAAGCCACTAATAGAGGACCTCATTCACTGCAAGAATG GGCTGCTGTTTACATATGGTGTTACGGGAAGCGGTAAGACCTTCACCATGACTGGCTCACCTGGGGAAGGCGGACTCCTCCCTCGTTGTCTGGACATGCTCTTCAACAGCATTGGCCCCTTTCAGGCCAAAAGATTT GTGATCAAAACAGATGATAAAAATGGGGTGGAGATCCAGAATCAAGTTGATGCTCTCCTcgagagacaaaagagagacagtCAGCAGTCAGTGCCCAAAACGCCCTCTTCAAG ACAGAAGACTGACCCAGAGTTTGCGGACATGATCAGCCCAGAGGAGGCGTGTAAATCTGAGAATGTGGACGAGGACTGTtgttacagtgtttttgtgtcctACATCGAGATCTACAACAACTACATCTACGATCTTCTGGAAGATGCTCCCTTTGACCCCATCAGACCAAA GTGGCTCGGCGGTGGCACGCCTGTACGGAACGCTGAGTTCAT ACCTCCTCAGTCCAAAATTTTGCGTGAAGATCAGAACCACAACATGTATGTCGCCGGGTGTACAGAGGTCGAGGTGAAATCTACAGAGGAGGCTTTTGAAGTCTTTTGGAAAG GACAAAAGAAGAGAAGGATAGCCAATACTCAGCTCAACCGTGAGTCCAGCCGCTCTCACAGTGTGTTCATAATGAAGCTGGCCCAGGCGCCGCTTGATGCAGACGGGGACCACATTCTGCAG GATAAAAACCAGGTGAATGTGAGTCAGCTGTGTCTGGTCGACCTGGCCGGTAGTGAGCGCACCAGCAGAACCAGAGCTGAGGGGAGCCGTCTCCGTGAAGCAG GCAACATTAATCAGTCTCTGATGACACTGCGCACATGTATAGAAGTCCTGCGAGAAAATCAAATGTGTGGAACAAACAAG ATGGTGCCCTACAGAGACTCCAAAGTGACACATCTCTTCAAAAACTACTTTGATGGAGAAGGAAAAGTCAGGATGATTGTTTGTGTCAACCCCAAAGCTGATGATTATGAAGAAACTATG CTGGTGATGCGCTTTGCGGAGATGACGCAAGAGGTGGAGGTGGCCCGACCGGTCGATCGGCCCATCTGTGGCCTTGCAGCAGGACGCAGACACAGAAATCAGGCCTTCAGAGACGAGCTATCACGTCGCCTGGAGGAGCGGGGAGGCCCCAGTACTGCTG ATGATCCAGCACTGCTGAATCAGCTCATTGATAGCTTCCCAGCGCTGCCGCCTTGTGAGCTGGTGGACCCAGCAGATGATCAGACCCTGCCCCGCCTCATTGAGGTTCTGGAAAGGAGGCATTGCATCCGTCAGAAGATGACTGAGCAGTTGAATAGAACAT CGAACACACTGAAGTCCATGCTGCAGCAGTTTGACAGCCAGCTCACTGCCAAGGAGAACTACCTCCATGATCAGCGAGGCAAGCTGGGCGAGAAAGATAAAATCATCTCCAACCAGAAGATGGAGATAGAAAGATTAGAGAAGAAATCCAAAATGCTGGAATACAAG aTTGATATCCTGCAGAAGACAACCAACATCTATGAGGAGGACAAGCGCTCCCTTCAGCATGAGCTGGAGACCCAGGAGCAAAGGCTGCAGAGGGAGCTGTCCGAGAGGAGGCGCATGGAGCAGCGCATGCAGGGCATGGTCACTGACACCAGACTCAAGTGGGAGAAGGAGTGT GAGAGGCGTGTTAATGCTAAGCAACTGGAGATGCAGAACAAGCTGTGGGTGAAGGATGAAAAATTGAAGCAGCTCAAGGCCATCGTGACAGAAAGCAGCAGTGGATGTCCCACTGAGCGACCAGAGAAACCTGAGAGGCCCTCAAGGGAGCGAGATCGCACGGCACCACAGAAGAGGTCTGCCTCACCATCGGCACTACCT GACTTCAGCCAAACTCCTTCCTGCCAAAATCCAGCCAGTCGTAATGCAGTTCAAGACCCATACCcaacctcttcctcctcctcctccacctcctcttcaaCTTATCCCTCAGTAGCCAACTGCATCTCTGAATGGGAGCAGAGGTTCCCTGTAGACACAAGACAGGGCAGTCACCCTGCGACCCCCCAGTACGGGAGCCGGACCCCGGCCCGAtatcaaagcagcagcagcgttgGCCGCAGGAGAGGCCAGCGATGGGCCCCAGATACCAACAACCCTGCTACGACTCTTGTCTATGGTCTAGATTTAGAGTCAGGCACAAGG GGTGATGTCTTCAAAACAAGAGGCGGGGGACAAGCCGTACAGTTTACTGACATTGAGACGCTAAAACAAGAGTGTCCTACTGCACCAAG tCGCAAGAGGAGGTCAGGGTCTGGAGGTGGCGCAGCTCAGATGGACGACATAGAAAACAGG GCTCCAGTGGTGAGCACAAGTTCAGGCCACGGCTACCAGAA aCGCAGAAAGCCTTGA
- the LOC115357220 gene encoding kinesin-like protein KIF23 isoform X1 has translation MQKPARGKTPRRPCPKKTSNIEKDPVGVYCRIRPLGAEFEECCVEMISSSTIQLHAPDGLKANRNGEYKETQYSFKKVFGIKTTQMELFEDIAKPLIEDLIHCKNGLLFTYGVTGSGKTFTMTGSPGEGGLLPRCLDMLFNSIGPFQAKRFVIKTDDKNGVEIQNQVDALLERQKRDSQQSVPKTPSSRQKTDPEFADMISPEEACKSENVDEDCCYSVFVSYIEIYNNYIYDLLEDAPFDPIRPKWLGGGTPVRNAEFIPPQSKILREDQNHNMYVAGCTEVEVKSTEEAFEVFWKGQKKRRIANTQLNRESSRSHSVFIMKLAQAPLDADGDHILQDKNQVNVSQLCLVDLAGSERTSRTRAEGSRLREAGNINQSLMTLRTCIEVLRENQMCGTNKMVPYRDSKVTHLFKNYFDGEGKVRMIVCVNPKADDYEETMLVMRFAEMTQEVEVARPVDRPICGLAAGRRHRNQAFRDELSRRLEERGGPSTADDPALLNQLIDSFPALPPCELVDPADDQTLPRLIEVLERRHCIRQKMTEQLNRTSNTLKSMLQQFDSQLTAKENYLHDQRGKLGEKDKIISNQKMEIERLEKKSKMLEYKIDILQKTTNIYEEDKRSLQHELETQEQRLQRELSERRRMEQRMQGMVTDTRLKWEKECERRVNAKQLEMQNKLWVKDEKLKQLKAIVTESSSGCPTERPEKPERPSRERDRTAPQKRSASPSALPDFSQTPSCQNPASRNAVQDPYPTSSSSSSTSSSTYPSVANCISEWEQRFPVDTRQGSHPATPQYGSRTPARYQSSSSVGRRRGQRWAPDTNNPATTLVYGLDLESGTRTAPPVHPRHRRSQSAGGEKWVDHKPSSNLDLDTVMQPIIPNAIKVSTPSEKALSKCHKYVLRHQELASDGEIETKLIKGDVFKTRGGGQAVQFTDIETLKQECPTAPSRKRRSGSGGGAAQMDDIENRAPVVSTSSGHGYQKRRKP, from the exons ATGCAGAAACCAGC GAGAGGTAAAACTCCTCGGAGGCCTTGCCCGAAGAAAACGTCCAACATCGAGAAAGATCCTGTCGGA GTGTACTGCCGTATACGCCCGCTGGGAGCAGAGTTTGAGGAATGCTGTGTTGAGATGATCAGCAGCTCCACCATTCAGCTGCACGCCCCTGATGGTCTTAAAGCAAACCGCAATGGAGAATACAAAGAG ACACAGTATTCTTTCAAAAAAGTATTTGGAATCAAAACCACTCAAATGGAGCTGTTTGAGGATATTGCTAAGCCACTAATAGAGGACCTCATTCACTGCAAGAATG GGCTGCTGTTTACATATGGTGTTACGGGAAGCGGTAAGACCTTCACCATGACTGGCTCACCTGGGGAAGGCGGACTCCTCCCTCGTTGTCTGGACATGCTCTTCAACAGCATTGGCCCCTTTCAGGCCAAAAGATTT GTGATCAAAACAGATGATAAAAATGGGGTGGAGATCCAGAATCAAGTTGATGCTCTCCTcgagagacaaaagagagacagtCAGCAGTCAGTGCCCAAAACGCCCTCTTCAAG ACAGAAGACTGACCCAGAGTTTGCGGACATGATCAGCCCAGAGGAGGCGTGTAAATCTGAGAATGTGGACGAGGACTGTtgttacagtgtttttgtgtcctACATCGAGATCTACAACAACTACATCTACGATCTTCTGGAAGATGCTCCCTTTGACCCCATCAGACCAAA GTGGCTCGGCGGTGGCACGCCTGTACGGAACGCTGAGTTCAT ACCTCCTCAGTCCAAAATTTTGCGTGAAGATCAGAACCACAACATGTATGTCGCCGGGTGTACAGAGGTCGAGGTGAAATCTACAGAGGAGGCTTTTGAAGTCTTTTGGAAAG GACAAAAGAAGAGAAGGATAGCCAATACTCAGCTCAACCGTGAGTCCAGCCGCTCTCACAGTGTGTTCATAATGAAGCTGGCCCAGGCGCCGCTTGATGCAGACGGGGACCACATTCTGCAG GATAAAAACCAGGTGAATGTGAGTCAGCTGTGTCTGGTCGACCTGGCCGGTAGTGAGCGCACCAGCAGAACCAGAGCTGAGGGGAGCCGTCTCCGTGAAGCAG GCAACATTAATCAGTCTCTGATGACACTGCGCACATGTATAGAAGTCCTGCGAGAAAATCAAATGTGTGGAACAAACAAG ATGGTGCCCTACAGAGACTCCAAAGTGACACATCTCTTCAAAAACTACTTTGATGGAGAAGGAAAAGTCAGGATGATTGTTTGTGTCAACCCCAAAGCTGATGATTATGAAGAAACTATG CTGGTGATGCGCTTTGCGGAGATGACGCAAGAGGTGGAGGTGGCCCGACCGGTCGATCGGCCCATCTGTGGCCTTGCAGCAGGACGCAGACACAGAAATCAGGCCTTCAGAGACGAGCTATCACGTCGCCTGGAGGAGCGGGGAGGCCCCAGTACTGCTG ATGATCCAGCACTGCTGAATCAGCTCATTGATAGCTTCCCAGCGCTGCCGCCTTGTGAGCTGGTGGACCCAGCAGATGATCAGACCCTGCCCCGCCTCATTGAGGTTCTGGAAAGGAGGCATTGCATCCGTCAGAAGATGACTGAGCAGTTGAATAGAACAT CGAACACACTGAAGTCCATGCTGCAGCAGTTTGACAGCCAGCTCACTGCCAAGGAGAACTACCTCCATGATCAGCGAGGCAAGCTGGGCGAGAAAGATAAAATCATCTCCAACCAGAAGATGGAGATAGAAAGATTAGAGAAGAAATCCAAAATGCTGGAATACAAG aTTGATATCCTGCAGAAGACAACCAACATCTATGAGGAGGACAAGCGCTCCCTTCAGCATGAGCTGGAGACCCAGGAGCAAAGGCTGCAGAGGGAGCTGTCCGAGAGGAGGCGCATGGAGCAGCGCATGCAGGGCATGGTCACTGACACCAGACTCAAGTGGGAGAAGGAGTGT GAGAGGCGTGTTAATGCTAAGCAACTGGAGATGCAGAACAAGCTGTGGGTGAAGGATGAAAAATTGAAGCAGCTCAAGGCCATCGTGACAGAAAGCAGCAGTGGATGTCCCACTGAGCGACCAGAGAAACCTGAGAGGCCCTCAAGGGAGCGAGATCGCACGGCACCACAGAAGAGGTCTGCCTCACCATCGGCACTACCT GACTTCAGCCAAACTCCTTCCTGCCAAAATCCAGCCAGTCGTAATGCAGTTCAAGACCCATACCcaacctcttcctcctcctcctccacctcctcttcaaCTTATCCCTCAGTAGCCAACTGCATCTCTGAATGGGAGCAGAGGTTCCCTGTAGACACAAGACAGGGCAGTCACCCTGCGACCCCCCAGTACGGGAGCCGGACCCCGGCCCGAtatcaaagcagcagcagcgttgGCCGCAGGAGAGGCCAGCGATGGGCCCCAGATACCAACAACCCTGCTACGACTCTTGTCTATGGTCTAGATTTAGAGTCAGGCACAAGG ACGGCCCCACCAGTTCATCCACGGCACAGACGCTCACAATCTGCGGGTGGGGAGAAATGGGTAGACCACAAACCATCCTCTAATTTGGACCTAGACACTGTAATGCAGCCAATCATACCCAATGCAATCAAGGTGTCGACCCCCAGTGAGAAAGCTCTGTCGAAATGCCACAAATATGTGCTTAGGCATCAAGAGCTTGCCTCTGATGGGGAGATTGAGACCAAGCTGATTAAG GGTGATGTCTTCAAAACAAGAGGCGGGGGACAAGCCGTACAGTTTACTGACATTGAGACGCTAAAACAAGAGTGTCCTACTGCACCAAG tCGCAAGAGGAGGTCAGGGTCTGGAGGTGGCGCAGCTCAGATGGACGACATAGAAAACAGG GCTCCAGTGGTGAGCACAAGTTCAGGCCACGGCTACCAGAA aCGCAGAAAGCCTTGA